One Acidimicrobiales bacterium DNA segment encodes these proteins:
- a CDS encoding response regulator: MEGLFRVVVADDLEDMRELLATALEADGRFEVVARAADGHEAVEAVRVCEPDLALLDLGMPGAGGMAMLPLVAAASPRTRVVVVSGFPRGQLASLTSGRGAVGYVEKGLSAKAMVNGIVAVAGVLEAAALALPQDRTFLEQDPRSSAAARRFVEETLRRWECDDVLDAVTLLVSELVTNSVIHAVSGAEVAVLLKPDTLRIEVSDSGAGIPGRQDAEGDATSGRGLSMVEILSSSWGIDEVEGGKTVWFEVPRPDGTPPRRS, from the coding sequence GTGGAGGGTTTGTTCCGGGTGGTGGTGGCGGACGATCTCGAGGACATGCGCGAGCTGCTGGCGACCGCCCTCGAGGCCGACGGCCGCTTCGAGGTGGTGGCCCGCGCCGCGGACGGCCACGAGGCGGTGGAGGCGGTGCGGGTGTGCGAGCCCGATCTGGCCCTTCTCGACCTCGGGATGCCGGGGGCGGGTGGCATGGCGATGCTTCCCCTCGTGGCTGCCGCGTCACCGAGGACGCGCGTCGTGGTGGTCTCGGGCTTCCCCCGGGGCCAGCTGGCCTCGTTGACGTCGGGCCGGGGCGCGGTCGGGTACGTCGAGAAGGGCTTGTCGGCCAAGGCGATGGTCAACGGGATCGTGGCCGTCGCCGGGGTCCTGGAGGCCGCCGCGCTGGCGTTGCCCCAGGACCGGACGTTCCTGGAACAGGATCCACGCAGCAGCGCGGCCGCCCGCCGCTTCGTCGAGGAGACCCTGCGCCGCTGGGAGTGCGACGACGTGCTCGACGCGGTGACCCTGCTCGTCTCCGAGCTGGTCACGAACTCCGTCATCCATGCCGTGTCCGGCGCCGAGGTGGCGGTGCTGCTCAAGCCGGACACCCTCCGCATCGAGGTCAGCGACAGTGGCGCCGGCATTCCTGGTCGTCAGGACGCCGAGGGCGACGCCACGTCCGGCCGGGGCCTGTCGATGGTGGAGATCCTCTCGTCCTCGTGGGGGATCGACGAGGTCGAGGGCGGCAAGACGGTGTGGTTCGAGGTGCCCCGCCCTGACGGGACTCCGCCGCGGCGCAGCTGA